A single window of Xylocopilactobacillus apicola DNA harbors:
- the selD gene encoding selenide, water dikinase SelD, which translates to MDEEQLFVCGGCNAKMGPGDLKNLLNDLPQNHDPRLLVGFDSTDDAAVYQLNEHLATIQTIDFFPSMVTDPYLFGQIAATNALSDIFAMGGDVLLALNIVCFPEKGSLTTLKKILAGGQEKVTEAGGVIAGGHSIHDHLPKYGLSVTGSIDPHQIICNNKVNDGDVLILTKKLGVGIITASYQAEAVSPEAFNTAVASMTMLNRDASMVMRKYSISACTDVTGFGLAGHLAEMLTGGQHQAVIEAEDLPIIPEAYACAEDLLVTAGGQRNRKFLKERIHFNFVDHALEEIVFDPQTSGGLLISVKAEDAEAMMAEMTQKKVPFSKIGRIQKKPVPTAADIIVD; encoded by the coding sequence ATGGATGAAGAACAATTGTTTGTCTGTGGTGGATGTAATGCCAAAATGGGGCCAGGGGACCTCAAAAATCTTTTAAATGATTTGCCCCAAAATCACGATCCTCGGCTGCTAGTAGGTTTTGACTCTACTGATGACGCAGCAGTTTATCAATTAAATGAGCATCTTGCGACTATTCAAACAATTGATTTCTTTCCTTCAATGGTCACTGATCCTTATCTGTTTGGTCAAATTGCTGCAACTAACGCCTTAAGTGACATCTTTGCAATGGGCGGCGATGTTTTATTAGCGCTCAATATCGTTTGTTTTCCGGAAAAGGGTAGTTTAACAACTTTGAAGAAAATTCTAGCTGGCGGCCAAGAGAAAGTTACTGAAGCAGGAGGCGTCATTGCAGGAGGGCACTCCATCCATGACCATTTGCCCAAGTATGGACTTTCAGTTACTGGCTCAATTGACCCTCATCAAATTATCTGCAATAACAAGGTTAATGATGGCGACGTTTTGATCTTAACCAAGAAATTGGGAGTGGGAATCATCACCGCAAGTTATCAAGCCGAAGCGGTAAGCCCTGAAGCTTTCAATACAGCCGTTGCCTCTATGACAATGCTTAACCGTGATGCATCTATGGTTATGCGCAAGTATTCAATTAGCGCTTGTACTGATGTAACGGGCTTTGGTCTTGCCGGTCACTTGGCTGAAATGCTTACAGGTGGTCAACATCAAGCTGTTATCGAGGCCGAAGATTTACCAATCATTCCTGAGGCTTACGCCTGTGCGGAAGATTTATTAGTTACTGCTGGCGGCCAAAGGAATCGAAAATTTCTCAAAGAGCGAATTCATTTCAACTTTGTCGATCATGCTTTAGAAGAAATCGTCTTTGATCCCCAGACTTCTGGTGGTCTTTTAATCAGCGTTAAAGCTGAAGACGCCGAGGCAATGATGGCTGAAATGACTCAGAAAAAAGTTCCATTTAGTAAAATTGGCCGAATCCAAAAGAAACCTGTCCCCACGGCCGCAGACATTATCGTAGATTAA
- a CDS encoding glycine/sarcosine/betaine reductase component B subunit, with translation MGVGPSTKETTKHHFKDPLVRVFAQDPDIDFQGIIVVGTPQDNVLKNLVGKRVAKWLKAMRTDGAVISADGWGNSDVDFMNTMESIGSEGISVIGLKFIGTQATFVVTNEYTPYVLDINKSPSGKETTVLAENSLDERDANKALGFLKLKMRADQKSAELEENN, from the coding sequence ATGGGAGTTGGTCCATCAACTAAAGAAACAACAAAACATCACTTTAAGGATCCCTTGGTGCGTGTTTTTGCCCAAGATCCAGACATTGATTTTCAAGGAATTATTGTCGTCGGCACTCCGCAGGATAATGTTTTAAAGAATCTTGTTGGTAAGCGAGTCGCTAAATGGCTTAAAGCTATGCGAACCGACGGCGCAGTAATCTCTGCTGATGGCTGGGGCAATTCTGATGTCGATTTCATGAATACAATGGAAAGTATTGGTTCTGAGGGAATCTCGGTGATTGGTTTAAAATTTATCGGCACCCAAGCAACTTTTGTTGTAACTAATGAATATACTCCTTACGTATTAGATATTAACAAATCTCCTAGCGGCAAAGAAACCACGGTCCTTGCAGAGAACAGTCTCGATGAACGTGATGCCAATAAAGCTCTTGGTTTTTTAAAATTAAAAATGCGTGCAGATCAAAAGTCTGCTGAATTGGAGGAAAACAATTGA
- the prdD gene encoding proline reductase cluster protein PrdD: MPNETLKIKEFIIDHVQIGDSYQLKDHQLVIPKKPQEVLPADFQSVEIKVLPPNQLDVPTNAIMDVIPISTKVLGNIGEGITHTLTGTCVLLTGADQQGRQIHDFGSSDGILKDQIMLDRDGTPGTNDYIIMFNVIVKSTSKMDRKSMTEIFAFADAYIQPIRKILKVTNGLEADYTHEYVNEVHPGKPKVAIVKQVSGQGAMYDNLLFAKEPSGMEDGISIIDLNNFPVLLTPNEYRDGAIRAMV, from the coding sequence TAGGAGATAGTTATCAGCTTAAGGATCATCAGTTAGTGATTCCAAAAAAGCCGCAAGAAGTGCTGCCAGCTGATTTTCAATCGGTTGAAATTAAAGTTTTGCCCCCTAATCAACTAGATGTGCCCACTAACGCCATTATGGATGTTATTCCAATCTCTACTAAAGTGCTGGGAAACATCGGAGAGGGGATTACCCATACTCTCACCGGTACTTGTGTGCTACTAACTGGCGCAGATCAACAAGGGCGCCAAATCCATGATTTTGGATCTTCTGATGGAATCTTAAAAGATCAAATCATGTTAGACCGCGATGGAACGCCAGGCACTAATGATTACATTATTATGTTTAATGTCATTGTTAAAAGCACCTCCAAGATGGATCGTAAGTCGATGACCGAAATTTTTGCTTTTGCTGATGCTTACATTCAGCCAATTCGCAAAATTTTGAAAGTAACTAACGGTTTGGAAGCTGACTATACTCATGAATATGTCAATGAGGTCCATCCGGGTAAACCAAAAGTCGCGATTGTCAAACAAGTCTCTGGCCAAGGAGCAATGTATGATAATTTACTTTTCGCCAAAGAACCAAGTGGGATGGAAGACGGAATTTCCATTATTGATCTCAATAATTTTCCCGTTCTTCTCACTCCCAATGAGTATCGCGATGGCGCAATTAGAGCAATGGTTTAA
- a CDS encoding TSUP family transporter: MKTVLQILLGILGIYFAFIWIRDLVKHRDEINDGNVYIAGGIGFICNFFDALGIGSYAPTTMFLKLTKFLKSDKLLPGTLNVACSIPVLVEAFMFITSVKVDGLTLISLVIASAVGSFFGSKFIAKVDEKKIQIIMGFALVVTSILMLLQNTGVLAGLGNGNEATALTGGKLFIGIIGNLILGALMTAGIGLYAPCMAMIYLLGLTPIAAFPIMMASCAALMPVASREFIKKGDYNRMGSIGITIGGVIGVYVAVKFVKSLDVKVLSWLVIIVVAYTALTMLYQGFRKTAK; encoded by the coding sequence ATTAAGACTGTACTTCAAATATTATTAGGCATTTTAGGCATCTATTTTGCGTTTATCTGGATTCGTGATCTAGTAAAACATCGCGATGAGATTAACGATGGAAATGTTTATATTGCGGGGGGCATTGGATTTATTTGTAATTTTTTTGATGCCCTCGGGATTGGTAGCTATGCACCAACCACAATGTTTTTAAAGCTGACAAAATTTTTAAAATCTGACAAGTTGCTACCTGGAACTCTAAATGTTGCTTGTTCTATTCCGGTTTTAGTTGAAGCATTTATGTTTATTACTTCGGTCAAAGTTGACGGTTTAACTTTGATCTCACTAGTAATCGCTTCAGCTGTTGGTTCATTTTTTGGCTCTAAATTTATTGCAAAAGTTGATGAGAAGAAAATTCAAATAATTATGGGATTTGCCCTTGTCGTAACTTCAATCTTGATGCTGTTACAAAATACTGGTGTTTTAGCAGGACTTGGAAACGGTAATGAAGCTACTGCCTTAACTGGTGGCAAACTATTCATTGGAATTATTGGTAATTTAATCCTAGGAGCTCTTATGACTGCCGGAATCGGGCTTTATGCTCCTTGTATGGCAATGATTTACCTTTTAGGCCTAACTCCAATCGCTGCTTTTCCAATTATGATGGCATCTTGTGCTGCCTTAATGCCAGTTGCTAGCCGCGAATTCATTAAAAAGGGCGATTATAACCGAATGGGTTCGATTGGAATTACAATCGGTGGAGTAATCGGTGTTTATGTTGCAGTTAAATTTGTTAAAAGTCTTGACGTTAAAGTTTTGTCATGGCTTGTTATCATTGTTGTTGCTTATACCGCTTTAACAATGTTATATCAAGGTTTTCGCAAAACTGCTAAATAA
- a CDS encoding proline racemase family protein — protein MKISRMLSGIDSHTAGEAARIITGGIPKLKGKTIAEKKQYLIEEKDDLRKALMLEPRGHDEMFGAFLIPAVSDEADFGIIFMDTGGYLNMCGHNTIAAVTAIVETGMVDVSENDREKEVVLEAPAGIIHATAHLDEPYHVQSVSFRNVPAFLLKRDVEINVAELGSIKLDVSFGGSFFAILPIAELNLKIEKNNSNQLAEIGMKILKAANEQIPVQHPAMDYINTIDLVEMYGEPQSSDATMQNVVVFGDGQVDRSPCGTGTSAKLATLYAKKQIGLNEPFVYESILNTKFVGRVVEETSIGGVNAIIPEITGSAYLTGFNTFLFDPSDPLSGGFTLK, from the coding sequence TTGAAAATTTCAAGAATGCTTTCAGGGATCGATTCTCACACGGCTGGTGAAGCAGCTAGAATCATTACTGGAGGGATTCCAAAATTAAAGGGTAAAACGATTGCCGAAAAGAAACAGTATTTAATAGAAGAAAAAGATGATTTACGTAAAGCTTTAATGCTGGAACCGCGGGGACACGATGAAATGTTTGGCGCATTTTTGATTCCTGCTGTCAGCGACGAAGCTGATTTTGGCATTATCTTCATGGATACTGGCGGTTATTTAAACATGTGTGGTCACAATACGATTGCCGCAGTAACTGCAATTGTTGAAACTGGCATGGTTGACGTTTCAGAGAACGACCGTGAAAAAGAGGTTGTCTTAGAAGCACCTGCGGGAATTATTCACGCAACTGCTCATTTAGATGAACCATATCATGTTCAAAGCGTTTCTTTTCGTAACGTCCCTGCATTCTTACTGAAGCGTGACGTTGAAATCAATGTTGCTGAGTTGGGTTCAATCAAACTAGATGTTTCATTTGGGGGTAGTTTTTTTGCGATTTTACCAATCGCTGAACTCAACTTAAAAATTGAAAAAAACAATAGTAACCAGTTGGCAGAAATTGGAATGAAAATTCTTAAAGCTGCTAATGAACAGATTCCGGTTCAACATCCGGCCATGGACTATATCAATACCATTGATTTAGTAGAAATGTACGGTGAGCCGCAGTCTAGTGATGCTACAATGCAAAACGTCGTAGTCTTTGGCGATGGTCAAGTTGATCGTTCTCCTTGTGGAACTGGTACCAGTGCTAAATTAGCGACCTTGTATGCCAAAAAACAGATTGGCTTAAACGAGCCATTTGTTTATGAAAGTATTCTAAATACCAAATTTGTTGGCCGAGTAGTCGAAGAAACTTCGATCGGCGGAGTTAATGCAATTATTCCTGAGATTACCGGATCGGCATATCTTACTGGATTTAACACCTTCTTGTTCGATCCGTCAGATCCATTATCTGGAGGATTTACACTGAAATAG
- the yedF gene encoding sulfurtransferase-like selenium metabolism protein YedF, with protein sequence MKKIDARGLACPLPVIKAKKALRDHTEIQITVDNEEAAENLEKLAQQLQYSFSKQEIGNQDVQIEINRENSAIQRIPTPAKVSQAIDDNLTQAIEPAFVNNVRLSDGYLTVIGTNVMGQGDDQLGAILMKSFIYSLTEQDVLPETVIFFNGGVKLLVEGSESVPDIKALQEKGVKILVCGTCVDFYGIKDQLQVGEITNLYHILELMRKAQRIVKP encoded by the coding sequence ATGAAAAAAATTGATGCGCGCGGACTTGCTTGTCCGTTACCTGTAATTAAGGCAAAAAAAGCACTCAGAGATCACACTGAAATTCAGATTACCGTTGATAATGAAGAGGCAGCAGAAAATCTTGAAAAATTAGCTCAACAATTGCAATATTCTTTTAGTAAACAAGAAATTGGAAACCAAGATGTTCAAATTGAGATTAACCGCGAAAATTCTGCAATCCAGAGGATCCCAACACCTGCTAAAGTCTCACAAGCAATTGATGATAATCTAACTCAAGCAATCGAACCAGCTTTTGTTAATAATGTCCGGTTGTCTGATGGTTATTTAACGGTTATCGGCACCAACGTCATGGGACAAGGCGATGATCAACTTGGCGCGATTCTCATGAAGAGCTTCATTTATTCACTAACTGAACAAGATGTTTTACCAGAAACCGTTATTTTCTTTAACGGCGGCGTCAAACTTCTCGTTGAAGGCTCTGAATCGGTTCCAGACATTAAAGCACTCCAAGAAAAGGGTGTTAAGATTTTGGTCTGCGGAACTTGTGTAGATTTCTACGGAATCAAAGATCAATTACAAGTGGGTGAAATTACGAATTTGTACCATATCTTAGAACTAATGCGCAAGGCTCAACGCATCGTTAAACCATAA